Genomic DNA from Gorilla gorilla gorilla isolate KB3781 chromosome 13, NHGRI_mGorGor1-v2.1_pri, whole genome shotgun sequence:
caaagtgctgagattaccggcatgagccaccgcgcctgacccagaaatctttttttttttttttcggacagACATTCTGAATGTATAGAAATCTTACGTTTAAGTGAGTTCTCCAGGATGTTCAAATGGTGGCTCCTACACACATTCCATCTAAACACTGTCACCACAGGACCCCAGGTGGCCAGCACCAGTGGCAGGGCTGGCCTCAAGGCAGTGGCCAGGCATTGGCCTTGTAGATGTGGACGAGGATGCCCATGGCCTAAGAAGGTGTCCAAGGCTGGCCGGCCAGGGACTCACCACACTGCAAGAGCCTCCAACAGCGAGCAACCCCAGGACTGCAGGCCTCGCGCCCCATCTCCCAGCTCACCTGGGTGTCCTACTGCTGGGGTGCCATGTCCATCAAGGGCTTCTGGACCCCGAAGGCCGTGATGAAGATGTTGACTACCACGATGATGAACACCAGGCCCGTGGCCAGGTTGTTGAGGAAGTCCAGCTTGGCGTGCTTGGCCGGGTTGTTAAGGTCGTACTTGACTGTGGGCAAGAGAGGAGTGGATGGTGCCAAGGGCAGCCCAGACGCAGCGCCCCAGCCTGGGACAGTGGAAGGGGACCCACCCCAGCGGTCAAGCTGTCCTGGGACATTACAGGGCCCTCAGTCGCATTTAGGATGAGTTTTGTCGCCCAGAGAAAAATACGTCTGTTTTGCTGAAACATGGACAACAGTGCCCCTGGCTTGGGCAACCCCACGGTCTATGACCCCACCTTCTGTAGCCCCCATATTTTCCTTATACGAATTGAAGCTATGGACGTCAACCAAAGGCCAGGTTTGGGCAAATGCACTGAGCCCTTTGCATGCCTTAATCTAGTGATTCCTGCCACAAGCTGCAGTTCTATTATGATGCCTGTTTTATAAGTGAGGCCCGGGAGGTTCAgccacttgcccaaggttacgCAGCCATGAAGAGGACCCTGGGCCCAGAAGGTGAGGACTGGCATGACTGAGGCCATCTCATGGCATGGGTCAACAAGAACCCGGTGAAACACCTGCCCTAATGCCCACAGGCCAGGCCCTGACCCCACTCTGTGCTCTTTCAAAGTGCAgggtggggccaggcacagtggttcatacctgtaatcccagcactttgggaggccgagacaggaggatcacgtgagcccaggagtttgagaccagcctgggcagcatagcaagaccccgtgtctaccaaaaataaaaaaattagctggcatgatgGCATATAGCTGTGGTCCagcctacctgggaggctgaggcagaaggctcgcttgagcctgggaggttgagactgcagtgagctgtgatcaagacacagcaagacccggtttcaaaaacaaaacaaaacaaaacaaaacaaaacaaaacaaaacaaaacaaggccgagcgtggtgactcatgcctgtaatcccagtattttgggagactgaggctgttggatcacttgagctcaaaaattcgactgggcaacatggcgtaacctcatctctacaaaaaatacaaaaattagccgggcatggtgatgagcgcctgtaatcccagttactttgggggctgaggtgggaggatcacttgagcccaggagatggagcttgcagtgagccaagactgcgccactgcattccagcctgggtgacagagggggaccttgtttcaaaaaacaaaacaaagcaaaacaagacaaaaaccaaagtgcagggcggggggagggggggtgcCACTTCCTGGACTGCATGTCTGGGTGATGAGGGCCAGGAACTTGGCAGCTCCTTGAGAGCCAAGTGTgcaaggtggtgggcacctgtcccAGGGGATGCGAGCAGATGCCAGCAAGGTGAGCAGGTGGCCCGGCTGCCCCCACCTGGGGACCTACCAAGGAAGATGAGCAGCACCCCCACGCTGATCTGCAGCGCAAGGGAGATGGAGATGAGGACCACCAGGGGCACATAGAAGGCGAAGCTGGGGCCCTGTTCCACGACGGCCTTCAGCTGGGACGCGTTGGCCATCAGCAGCGCGATGTCCAGCATGCTCTCGGCTGCGCTCTTCTTGTTGGCGTAATGGTTCACGTTGATGGGCCCGTGCCTCCAGCCCCAGCGGGCCGGCTGCAGGGAGGGGAATGGTCAGCAAggcgggtgggggaggggggcaaGGGCTGTGCTTGAGTCGGGCTCTGGGGGTCACCGGGCCCTGCAGGTGAGGGCTTCCCTTGCCCCCACCCCTGGTAAGTGCTCAGACAGAAGTGCTTATTACCCTAAGGAGAGGCTGCGAGAATGTGCTCAGCCTTTATAAAACCTCCCCTAGGAATACGGTCCTGGAGAGAAAGGAAACGACATAGCAACCTCAGCACACGCACTCTGATTTTCCACTGGAAAGCATTGCCCGATCCTCCCCTTCCTGCCATAGGCGGGGCTGCTCCTCCCTGCCCGCCCCTACCCGTCTGTGCCCCCggcctcctctccccctcccctcagaGTCTGAGCTCCTGATGCCAGGAAAGGAAGTGACGTGTGGGCGGACAGATCTGTGCACACCGGCCCAGGCAAGAAACAAGTCCTCCTGGGCCAGACCTAAGGGCTGAGATCGCCCCTGCCACCTCCCAACCTCCCAGCCTTGGGGCCCAACAGGCCACTCGCCTCCAGGCCTCAGCACAGGCCTTGCAGAACTATTCGGCCATTAGCAGCAAGCCTTCACTGAGGTGGGCCACCCAGAGCCCGGCCCCGACACAGCAGAGGCTCAATAGATGCCTCAGCATACGACATACAGTGGAGCTTAGCTTCCCCATTACTTCCCAGAGTAATAAAATGGGAATGCGAGTTCTGATGGAATCCTCTTTGCCTTAGGGGCCTATCTGGTTAGGGCCCCCTGCAGTTCTCTCGAAGCCCCCAgtgcctttccctggtgccagACACTCTCAAGCTCCAAGGCCCCACACAGAGGCCACTGCTTCCAGGAAGCCTCCCAGGACTTCCCCTGGCAGGACATGGCCCTCTCTCCTGCCACAGGAAGGTCCTCTCTAGGGCTGGCCCTTCATTCCAAGCTAAGTACCAAACTTCCTCTTTCTCTGGAGCAAGAGTCTGCCCCTCTCAAGCTGCCCTGGTGGGGCCCCTCTTCAGTCACTCAGGACAAACCTGCCAGCCCCTTGGCCCAGCCCTTTGTCCACAGGAGCCCCTGAGTTGCCAGGCCCTAGACCACAGCCTCCCAGGACTGGTCACCTGCTTGGAGGCAGCTGTGAGAACCCACTGCTGGCAGCCAACCTCCTGGGGCCCTCTCTGGGAGATCCTGTTTCCAGACTCATGAAAGATGCAGGCCGGGAGGCCGGGGTGCCGCAGGGCCACAGGGAGGGGCGGACATGGTATCCATCCAGGCATCGACTTTCTGCAGGCTGGAAAAATACACGAGGCAGCCAATACAGAACCAGCAGAGGGCAGGGGCCTTGCTTTCATGCTGCGTGTTTTTCAGTTTCATCTAAAATTATGTGCCCAGGAGGAAGAGACTGGGCGTCAGGGGACACTGGTGGGCTCTGCTGCTTACACCTGGGCCTGGGAATTCCAACAACCTGCCTTCAGCATCAGCTGCTCTCTAAGTAGCAAGTTCACGTGGACACATGTGCGCACAGGGACAGCCGCCTTCACCTGGGCCACCCAGCAGCGCTGTCCCTGGGGCCCTGGTGTGCTCTTGGGTCACTCCATGCATACCCCGAAGCCTCTATGGGGTGTCTACTTTGCCTCTCCCACCCTGGGCCTGACGCTGCACTCCCTGGGATTCCCCCAGGCCCCAGCACAGCCAGGGCACTCACCAAGTGAGAGGCTGTGTTCCTCTCCCATTCTACAGACCAGCAGATTGCAGCTTGGAGGAGGTTTGCCCAGAGCCACCTCCCAGAGTCCCTGTCCCACCACTGTCCACTTAGGGGCTTCCTCCCAGGCTGCCCAGGGTCTGGGTGAGGACAGCCCGGACACAAGGGCCTGTGCCTGGCACTGAGGTCGTCTCCAGCTCTGCTCTTGCAAAGCTGCCCAGTGGGCCACACCCCATCACACGTGTGCTCCGCAAGGTGCAGTGTCCCAGGGGCTGCTGGCCACAGTGGGCATGTGCTCCTAAGTTTCACAAACCTCAAGTGCCAAAGTGCCTTCCTTCAAGGCCACCCTTATGCTCATCCGGGTCTCCATCCCAGGACTTGGTGCTGGGAGAAGGCCACGTGCAGACCCCGTGAGGATTTCCACCTTCTGGGGGCATCTACACATATATGTGCGTGTTCCTAGTCACAAAAGCACAGAAACACACATCCCCcagaaagacacacatagacgtgagacacacatgtgcacacaatacagcacacacaaatacacatgcacatacatacatatgcacacgtaCATAAACAGACACACAAGCCCAGGCTAACTGTGTTGGCCTCTGGGCAGGAGGAagaattccctttttttctgagCTCTGCAGAACCATTTAAATATTTCACAGCCATGCAGTCACGAGGAACACTCAGATCCATTAAAAAGCACCATCTGCGCAGAGCCTGCAGCTCCCCAAGCCTCAGCTCTCAGCACCCCCAGCCACGAGGAGCCTGTGCCCCTGCTGTCCTCATGCCCATTTAAGgtgggtaaactgaggcccagcaaaGGCGGTTCCTTACCCAAAGCCACATAGCAAGTGAGGGCTtggctaggatttgaacccaggccccgGGGCTCAGAAGCTCTGGTAGCTGATGCCATTGTCCCTTAGGGGCTGAACTCTCAATGGCTCCCTGCTTCAGGCTCCAGCTGTGTCCGGACAACTAGCCCCactttgtgcctcagtctcccatgtgtACCACGAGGCTGTGGAGCAGATGCCCCAGGATGGCCTCTGAGCCCCGAGTGGCCAGCAAATGCCCTGACCATGCACCCCTGCTGGTGAAGGGCACTTCCAGCCCATCCGGCCATCTGCTTCCTGTCCAACCTGCAGCTAGGGAAGCTTCTGCATGCAGGTCAAGCCCTGGCTCACCACAGCCCAGCCCGTGGCCCTGACGCAAGCTCCCCCTCCGTTGGCCTCAGTCTCCTGCTCCGTATATCTAGGGTTGCACCTGGGAAACTTCTGCTTACCAAGGGAGAGGCTGTGTTCCTCTCCCATTCTACAGACCAGCAGATTGCAGCTCAGAGGAGGTTTTCCCAGAGCCACCTCCCAGGACTGTGTGTCCCAAAGCATAGGGCTGCCCCAGGATACAGCATAGCTGGCAACCACCCCAGGCAGCAGGCCA
This window encodes:
- the NINJ1 gene encoding ninjurin-1 isoform X1 yields the protein MPGWIPCPPLPVALRHPGLPACIFHESGNRISQRGPQEVGCQQWVLTAASKQPARWGWRHGPINVNHYANKKSAAESMLDIALLMANASQLKAVVEQGPSFAFYVPLVVLISISLALQISVGVLLIFLVKYDLNNPAKHAKLDFLNNLATGLVFIIVVVNIFITAFGVQKPLMDMAPQQ
- the NINJ1 gene encoding ninjurin-1 isoform X2; the encoded protein is MDSGTEEYELNGGLPPGTPGSPDASPARWGWRHGPINVNHYANKKSAAESMLDIALLMANASQLKAVVEQGPSFAFYVPLVVLISISLALQISVGVLLIFLVKYDLNNPAKHAKLDFLNNLATGLVFIIVVVNIFITAFGVQKPLMDMAPQQ